The following are encoded together in the Pseudomonas sediminis genome:
- the torT gene encoding TMAO reductase system periplasmic protein TorT, with protein sequence MRWLSLWFSLACQPLLAAEWFPYPVRADGRLLDYRPLPVASQPWRICALLPHGKDRYWWGVAWGLDQEANRLGVRLGIYEAGGYEHAEVQVEQFEHCVAEGADAFVVASINTYDLCSAAEVQSKAGRPVIDLVNRLECPTLSAHSRVDFADMARTTLEYLVRISDGRPIQVGWLPGPADAGWVQDAERGLRDALPGTQVTLIHGGYGPVDRSRQAQLARELFKQHPHLDYLIANAEAAAFAAQLVRNLGSEAQVLSLYATERVLEQIREGQVLAAPTDSPVIQARIALDMAVRGLQGEKLPQLVSPQIEMLDADALDRFDLGRLMPPEGHWMIRQELPD encoded by the coding sequence ATGCGCTGGTTGTCTCTGTGGTTTTCGCTGGCCTGTCAGCCGCTGCTGGCAGCCGAGTGGTTCCCGTATCCGGTACGCGCCGATGGCCGCCTGCTGGATTACCGGCCTCTGCCGGTGGCCAGCCAGCCCTGGCGGATCTGCGCGCTATTGCCTCATGGCAAGGATCGCTACTGGTGGGGCGTGGCCTGGGGTCTGGACCAGGAGGCCAACCGTCTGGGCGTGCGCCTGGGCATCTATGAGGCTGGTGGCTACGAGCATGCCGAGGTGCAGGTGGAGCAGTTCGAGCATTGCGTGGCCGAGGGCGCCGATGCCTTCGTCGTCGCCAGCATCAACACCTATGACCTGTGCAGCGCGGCAGAAGTGCAGAGCAAGGCGGGCCGCCCGGTCATCGATCTGGTCAATCGCCTGGAGTGCCCAACGCTGAGCGCACACTCGCGGGTCGATTTCGCCGACATGGCGCGCACCACGCTTGAGTATCTGGTGCGCATCAGCGACGGTCGGCCGATTCAGGTCGGCTGGCTACCCGGCCCAGCCGATGCAGGCTGGGTGCAGGATGCCGAACGCGGTCTGCGCGATGCCTTGCCGGGAACCCAGGTGACCCTGATCCATGGCGGCTACGGCCCGGTGGATCGCAGCCGGCAGGCGCAGCTTGCGCGCGAGTTGTTCAAGCAGCATCCGCATCTCGATTATCTGATCGCCAATGCCGAGGCAGCGGCCTTCGCTGCGCAGTTGGTGCGCAACCTCGGCTCCGAGGCGCAGGTGCTGTCGCTGTACGCCACCGAGCGGGTGCTGGAACAGATTCGCGAGGGACAGGTGCTGGCCGCGCCCACCGATTCACCGGTGATTCAGGCTCGTATCGCGCTGGATATGGCCGTTCGTGGCCTGCAGGGCGAAAAACTGCCGCAACTGGTGAGCCCGCAGATCGAAATGCTCGACGCGGACGCGCTGGATCGCTTCGACCTCGGCCGGCTGATGCCGCCCGAGGGGCATTGGATGATCCGCCAGGAATTACCCGACTAA
- the mdtD gene encoding multidrug transporter subunit MdtD has translation MTNPALLDPRTARLLPWIVAIAFFMQTLDGTILNTALPAMAGDLNEDPLRMQSVVIAYMLTVALLIPASGWVADRFGTRRIFFGAIALFSLGSLLCALSESLSMLIGARVIQGLGGALMMPVGRLVVLRAYPRSELVRIMSFITLPGLLGPLIGPSLGGWLVEVASWHWIFLINLPVGLLGCWAVWRHMPDLRGPERSRFDTAGFLLFGAAMLLITVALEGLGELHLPTMRVVLLLLGGMACLAAYWLRAGRIEHPLFSPALFHTRSFAVGIIGNLFARLGSGALPFLTPLLLQLAMGYSPAQAGMSLIPLALAAMAAKPLAKPLIERLGYRTILTSNTLLLGALIASLALVDAETSTMQLIIQLGLIGACNSLQFTAMNTVTLIDLDNRDASSGNSLLSVVVQLAMGLGVASAAALLSGFSRELGDSGHVLQAFQATYLCVGLLSMLAAAIFLQLDAKDGRSGRNIEVSADE, from the coding sequence ATGACCAACCCTGCCCTGCTCGACCCACGCACCGCCCGCCTGCTGCCCTGGATAGTCGCCATCGCCTTCTTCATGCAGACGCTTGACGGCACCATCCTCAATACGGCGCTGCCAGCCATGGCGGGCGATCTCAACGAAGATCCACTGCGCATGCAGTCGGTGGTGATCGCCTACATGCTCACCGTGGCCCTGCTGATACCGGCCTCTGGCTGGGTAGCCGACCGTTTCGGTACGCGGCGTATCTTCTTCGGCGCCATCGCCCTGTTCAGCCTCGGTTCACTGCTCTGCGCGCTGTCAGAGTCGCTCAGCATGCTGATCGGCGCACGGGTCATCCAGGGCCTGGGCGGCGCGCTGATGATGCCGGTCGGGCGCCTGGTGGTGCTGCGCGCTTATCCGCGCTCGGAGCTGGTGCGGATCATGAGCTTCATCACCCTGCCCGGCCTGCTCGGCCCGCTGATCGGCCCAAGTCTAGGCGGCTGGCTGGTGGAGGTGGCCAGCTGGCACTGGATTTTCCTGATCAACCTGCCGGTGGGACTGCTCGGCTGTTGGGCGGTATGGCGGCACATGCCGGATCTGCGCGGGCCGGAACGCAGCCGCTTCGATACCGCCGGTTTCCTGCTGTTCGGCGCGGCGATGCTGCTGATCACCGTGGCGCTGGAAGGGCTGGGCGAGCTGCACCTGCCAACCATGCGCGTGGTGCTGCTGTTGCTCGGCGGCATGGCCTGCCTGGCCGCCTACTGGCTGCGCGCCGGGCGCATCGAGCACCCCTTGTTCTCACCCGCGCTATTTCATACCCGTAGCTTCGCCGTGGGCATCATCGGCAACCTGTTCGCCCGCCTCGGTAGCGGCGCGCTGCCCTTCCTCACGCCGCTGTTGCTGCAACTGGCGATGGGCTATTCGCCGGCCCAGGCCGGCATGAGCCTGATCCCGCTGGCACTGGCGGCGATGGCGGCCAAGCCCCTGGCCAAACCGCTGATCGAACGCCTCGGCTACCGCACCATCCTCACCAGCAATACCTTGCTGCTCGGCGCCCTGATCGCCAGCCTGGCGCTGGTCGATGCCGAGACCTCGACGATGCAGTTGATCATCCAGCTAGGCCTGATCGGCGCCTGCAACTCACTGCAGTTCACCGCAATGAATACCGTGACCCTGATCGACCTGGACAACCGCGACGCCAGCAGCGGCAACAGCCTGCTGTCGGTGGTGGTGCAACTGGCGATGGGCCTCGGCGTTGCGTCGGCGGCAGCGCTGCTCAGTGGTTTCAGCCGTGAACTGGGTGACAGTGGGCATGTGTTGCAGGCGTTCCAGGCCACCTACCTGTGCGTCGGCCTGCTGTCGATGCTGGCGGCAGCGATCTTCCTGCAACTGGATGCGAAAGATGGCCGCAGCGGCCGCAATATCGAGGTTTCAGCGGACGAATGA